Sequence from the Miscanthus floridulus cultivar M001 chromosome 16, ASM1932011v1, whole genome shotgun sequence genome:
tcgccatagcgacggctacgttggcgcttggagtcctgaagacctgtttgtcccccaccctgtcgaaagcattgttgaggtcatgtggctagacccttatgcgtcgtgcctcctcttttgcttcagcttcgatttgccgacgattaaaccggtcaatattgcgtgcctcgcgtgcaatcctttcttgttctgtttcgccaactgtcggtggttcgtcattgctgacaacattgatcaaaccccctcgccttggcaggaaagacgggaattgggggaaccccggggcgtggtctgggatatccagatcgtattcgacgccttcatcgtcgtgatgctggagcttggtaTGGATAGAgacattagatgcgatgccagacgaggagctggagtcaccctcttggaccgtgtggacggatccttcttgataatcctcaatccggatcatgttgacgaagttgcttggcctcggtcgaggctgatgtacaaaacacagatccgagtagCGTTGTATGTTATACacgtagttggaggcagtgtttcataggccgtagggctgggcctagtagttctccatcgaggcttcgtactcggagagccagagacctatCGCGGAGGCTGACCGGCGACGAGCAgagtgcccttcaggagtagatatgaccacgagacccgtaccaagtcgtgtaggatgactggaccgagctggtcgggtagatctgttgtggggagcggttacctgctcattaggttgactttgaattgtacttaccagagctagggtttcagcgagtttggtgccgacccgatggatggagtcgagcaggtcagtgttgtcgatctgcttcccattgtagcggggaagcggatgatgggttgtcgggatggccgaagatgatgcaggcgtggtcggagccagatgtaccgtggtcggagtcagatccattgtggtcggagccgtgtccaccgtggtcagagccgtagccgatgcaggtgaagcagtgatcgacgcagattgaatctaagcttcctccatggtcatggcgatggagtcgtcggagccggtggtccaggtgatctggccgatggtgaacgtgaggccgttcggtgtagccacggagctagagatgatgaccatcttgtttgcttggagagcagtatgcacaccccctacctagcgcgccactgtcgacgaaatatggtcggcagtctacctaggggtatgcccaaggtagtagattgtcggcatacagatgcgcaagctacaaacaagacggtgacgcaagacagacatgaggttttatccaggttcggccgccaagaaggcgtaatacctacgtcctgcgtctgattgtattgttgtatgtcaatgagagatgttttttagaggggtcccctacccgccttatatagtccggggggcagggttacagatctggaaactaatcctagctagttacaattgccataggtggccagataaggattcctattctaactgaccaggatcttgcttgatcgccaaatctgccttgactccttgcgcgggactccaaatagGTTGGTCGGGCCGCGCATCATCTTTTgatggaccggaccctctgatctaggccggcccaagcctagccgtaagggtataggggttaatacccccacagttaggGACTCGGAGGCGCACTGTTGTAGGCTGCAGCGGCGAGCAACTATCCGCAGTAGCGGCGCAACTGTTGCAGCGAGCCTACGCCCTCATGGCAAGGTAGAGATAGCAGAGAAGCATCGGTAGCTCACCGTGGTGTATGCTATAGTCACGGTTGAAGCAAGGAAAAGCTGAGGTGGTCTAGCCAGTGTGCCCGGGCATGGCGGCGACGCCCCAGGTGAACATCGACACGTCACCACATCACCGACAAGTTCCTTGTCCAAAATAGTGCGAGCCACAGATAGAGGAAGTCAAGGCGAGTTCAAGGATATGAGCAATTGAACTGTTACCAGTCCTACGGTCTTACCCCCAACCCACTGATCATGGTGGCACGCATGACCGGCGGTGAGGAGAGACCAAAATTGACCACTGACAAACCAAGGCTGGGCTCGATGCGAACGCGACACCTAGCTAACTTGCTAAGCTACTCACCGGTATGAGGAATTAGACTGGAAGGCCTTGAGCTGGTGATTGGAAGAAGGAGGAACGGTGGCTCTGTGCTCAACACAGTTGTGGGGAGGTCACACGAATGAGCTCGAGCGAATTAAGATAAGGCGGCCCCGATTGATGGCAGAAGTACGAGCATGCATGAACGGACGACAAGACCAAGAGACTCGGCACGATGCTCTTGAATTGGAGCTGTCCCACTTGACCAGGGATCTCCCATGGTGGCTAGCGAGTCAGGGCGAGCAGAGAGGCGTCACCGTCACCCTGTGACTGGGGTCGGTTGACCTAGACGCGGTGGGCAGCGGCACATGCTCAGAGACTCAATGCGGTAGGTAAAATGAAGGCCGAGGCGAGTGCCACGTCTGCAAGGCAGCGATAGTCATAGCTCCATCTCGACCACACATGCAGCTCGGCGACTGGATGATGGTGCACGCACACCGTCGTAGTGAAACCAGACCAGATCCAGCCGGGTCAACCAACGCAAGGCCAGGGCGCAGCGCGGCATCGGCCTACCGCATGAGCTAGACAATGACCATAGCTCGGTTGCGATGCAAGCACGGTGCCACAACGTTGTGCCCGCGGTGACCGTGAACTCAGATCGAGCGTCTGCTATTGGTGATGTGCACGTATTTTAAAGCGAAGCGAAAACTACCAACGATCATAATTGTGGCCCAATTAATTCCCCTATCCTAAAATTAACATGGACAACGACCTAGCAAAGCCATCGCCATGGCCagagagcaaccagagaggggAATAGAAGGATGCCAACATGAGCTCATCACGCTGAACGCCGGTTCATGATCGAAGCCCGACACAACACCGACAGCGCGTTCTTGTGAAGTTAGGCCAATTTTTGCGATGCCACACCAACTTCAAGTCATCCGTGAACCACACTATGCTAAAGTACTCACTTAGAGGTAACCAACAATACAACAATATGAAGTTAGTGTTTAAGCATTTTAGTTAGAACTTAAACGCCAAAATAACATTGTCCAACACTCTTTTCCGACTAAGAAAAGACAAGGGTTCAATTTGgagttaacaaccattaacaattttgaTGTAGTTTTTAAtcggtctaaaccttgttaacttcaaccaacaaatacttcatgcaaaagtccataccttatactaacctataggagcaaaatatttaagcaccatttaactattttgctcaatataattcgccaaaaatgatattttaacaatagttccagtgtttgccgacttaacgaaaagagcttatcttaacgtcaaatttgatttttgagctcccaaaatactagttaacaacatctattttccaaaagttaaagttacATTtctatctactaaacttgtacttcaatttttatttaagtactaaatacaagttatgtttgatcTTTGTTCCTAGAAATTGTTTTTCGCCTCACGTGCgttataaaattttaaaacccGGAAACTTGTTAGGCTAATCTTTTTtggacctaaatctcggtgctaagcaaactcgtaacaccaggggtgttacagagcTGCTGCGTgccgagagggagagagagagagaatgagcCCAAGTGGTTTTTTCCATTTCCaaaacctttttctttttcctagattATTATGCATTGGTTTGAAtgacttttgaattcaaatttgaatatacatgcatgcatgaaaGGTGTACCACCATATGTTCAACAAGCAAGCAACCATTCACACAACGTCACACCTAAAGCTTTATTCCTAAGCGAACCTATTTATACTAAACTAATACTTATGTTAATTCTATTATTTATTAATTTATGCTATATATCTGTTGAtagttttttctattttttatctATTGAATTATGGGCCCTTAATTTTTGCTACAGGATTCGTGCAGCTTCTCGGGCGTATACACCCACTAACAGGTCCAAAAAGTGCATATCGAACCCACGAGCCCGTTATTTTCATGGACTTTTACACAATCCGTCCGCAGTTTGTCACGGTCGCACAGGCCGTTCAGTCATCGCTGCCGCTTTTCTGCTGCGCCGCGTCTGGTGGTGGTGTTGGGGAGGGGCGCCCTCGCCGGCCGTTCCCCTGTGCTGTGACGGGTGCTGGGTGGTGGGGCGTTGTCCTCGCCGCTGCTCACCCTGTGCCACGGCAGGCTGTGGCTGGGGCGCGGTGATCGCCGCCGCTTTCCTGTTCCGGTGGTCGCAGAGgagttgctgttgctgctgctgattGATGGATCTATCGCTGTTCTTCGTAAGTTTCTTGTTCCTGTACTTTTTTGCCGCTGATTTGAGGAGCTATTGTAGTTGTGCGTGCTACCTTTGCTTGGGCACCGATGTGGGTGCGATGGTGCGGTGGCAGCTCGTCAATGCGGGTGCGGCATTGATGAGTGCGTCCGACGTTGAGGCAAGGGAGCAAGACCTTGGTGAGGAGCTCAACCGGGATGGATTCCAATGGGGTTGAGTTGAGTTGGCTGTTTGTGTTTGAGATTGTAGCTTTCCTAGCTTTCCCTTCTCAGGGACGAATCGAAGCACCGTACTGAGAGTCTGAAGCCCTATAGTTGTCTATTTTTTGTTCGTGCTATATGGAGGGAACCCTCTTTTTGCAGCAGATATTTGTTCTGTGTTTCTGATTCCAATAATCGCATGTCAGTTTAATGTTTGGAGTTCTAAAAGCTGTTGATTCTTTAGGTGTTTGGTAGACCCTTTTAAATCGAAAGCGCACACACTCAGGCGCTATGGTCTTTGGCACTTCATAGTTAGCTATTTCATTGATGTGCGAGATGCACCTTGCATGGTTAGCATTATTTGATGGGTGAGGAAACATTACACATATCATCTCCAAATAGAAGTGAACTGCCTTCTAATATAGCTCAACATGTGCAACTTTAACACAAACATCCTCGAACTGCATATGACCCATGCATCTAGCGAGTGGATCATAATTGTGGTGGCAGCATTGTCAAATTCATCACACTGTATGTACAGGTAGGTCAGTTCTTTCCAGTGCCGCTGTTCATCACAAGCTCGAATAAATGCTAAGAATATGTTGCTTGAGAAACATGCCATAACTTTCTTTGCAGAAGAATATCCTCTACTGTTCACATAGAAGAAATTCGCATGACTGATTTTTGTTTCTAGACTAATAATGTTTCAGCTTTGAAACCCCAAATTAATTGAGGTGGAAATGGATGTGCAATGAGACTTGTCTTATGTGCTGAGATTTAGCTCATCACCCAATTAATTAGGTAGAGAACAGTTTCAGAACCTATCATTTTTGAGCCAAAATTGAAGAACCCTAGAACAATGAGTTTGGATCTTTGTTTTCTCAAATAAAGCTTTGCTTGTAACTATTTCTTTTGTTATATAGTATTTCCCTAGGAATTGTTggtttgagtgaaccaaatttggtTGGCCACTGCCTCCAAGTTAAGGTCTGCTGTTTACTTTTGTAATTCTACGTGCTATTCTACGCTGACTATTTAAGACTGAGACTTGAGTACTATAAATGGGTCGTAACTCTAGTAGAACTATTAATATATGTGCCTTGTCATCATGTTTTGCTCAGCGCTCGTggcctttttttattttttttagtttgagataTTTTGTCACTTCTCTATGCTAGTATATAACTAATTTGTTCCTTCGCACGACCTTATTGTCTTGGGCTTTTTTTAGTCTTCTCTTTTTTGGTAAGTCTTTCTTTAGTTTTCTCTAGGTTGGTTTTTGGATTTGGTCTTGCTCTACAGGTTATATGAGTTGGTTTTTGAGTTCGTCTTTGCTAGTTTTTTAGCAGGTTTACCATGTTTTATGTGTTGGTGTTGGGAGCTTTGTGTCCTTCGTGCATGTGAACTTTTTTTAGCTTTATGagttgtagctgttgtttgcatttttttttgttatgCCCATTTATGTCTTTGCCTTTTAGTAGATCTATTTTTTTTGTTAGGCTTTACTTTTTTGGCTGTGGTAGTCATGTGTATTTGTCCTTTGCCTTGAGGGTGCTGATAACTTATATGGTTGTGTAGATTTGCATTGTTTTTCTGTTTGAGTTTGAACTTTTTTTGTTGATTTTAGTTGTGTTTTTTATTTgtgtttttgtttcttttttgtgTACATGTGTTTGCTCGCTTTggggtgtgtgtgtgagtgtctGTGGGTGTGGGTGTTTGTGTGTGGGTGTCTTTTTTTTGTGTGCACATGTGTTTGCTCACTTTGGTGTTTGTGTGTTTGTGAGTGTGTCTATGGGTGTGGGTGTTTGTGTGTGTGGGTGTGGTTGTATTTGAGTTTTTTTAGTGTGTGAGTGTTCTGTGTGTGGGTGCTAGCTTTGGTGTGTATGTGTGTGAGTGTGTCTCTGTATGTTTGTGTTTCTGTGTGGGGGTGCATGTGTCTTCTGGCGttgctggtgtgtgtgtgtgtgcgtttgtgtgtttttgtgtgtgtgtgcgtgcgtcTGTGTGTTTGTTTGGCGCTCTCTCTACGTCTCTGTGTGTGTGTCCGTGTTTTGTGGGTATGTGGGTGTGTGTGGGTTGTTGTTGCTACTGATTTAGCTGCCGGTGCTGCTTTTTGTCTTTCCCCTATTGAGGGCTCCAAAGCCTGTTGAATGAGTTGTTACTGCTGTTGTTGTAGTTTTTGCTGCTCGCTGATGTTGCTGATTATGCTGCTGGTGCTGATATTTGTTTTTTGCCTTTTGAGAGCCCCAAAGCCTACTGATTGAGCTGCTATTGTTGTTTTTGCAGTTGTTGCTGCTTTCTGCTGCTGCCGATTAAACTGCTGGTGCTGCTTTTTGTCTTTTGCCTTTTGAGGGCCTCAAAGCAAATTGATGCTGTCTAGTTTTTTTCCTGAGATGTCCACTGATGTTTCTTATTTATATGTGAGATGTTTAGAGTTGATTTAAACCtcttatatatttttatatttgaCTTGTTCAGTTATAGATGTGGTGATTATTGATGTGTGAGGGAGCAAAAGAAGGTGTAGTTGAGCTGAGTTTTTTTAGTTGTTattttccgagttgtttgctaGCTTTGATGTGTTTGCTATATCTTTTTCCAAGTAAACTATTTGCTAGTCCTGAAGTTGTTGTCTTGAGCTGTGGTGTTGTTCTTTATAATCTTTTTTTCTGGTTGCCTGGAGCTGGGCCGTACCGACCCATACGTCTTGTACATCGTTAAGCCAGCGTCGCTGCGCGTAGCAACTCGGGCTGATAGCCTCGCGTACGCACGTAGGTACTGTACCTGTATACTCCTAAGTGGGTGCAGTTTAGATAAACGGATGTTGTGGCCGCAGTAGTAAGTactcataataataataatttaaaaCTATAGTGTGTGTTTAAAGGATCTATCCGATCAGCTTGTTCGTGAGAAtacagggagggagggagcgagtGTCGTCTCTGCTCTCCACCGGTCACCGGTCTTCCAGTTTGTGCTCCCTTTGTCTCTAGTGGTCTATAGTAACAACCTTTGCCCTGCACACTGCAACGTGCTGCTCTCCTTGGCCGCTCGATGACTTTGGAGAGTTTGCAGGTTATTACTATCCTTGTTTTTGCTAAAATTCGACCTGATACCTACCTGATGCCGTTTTATTTATGTTGTGCTATAGGGCTCTCTGGTGTTCTCTTTGTGCTCCCGGATTCGTATGTTGGTCCTGAGTACAAGGACTATGGAGGTAGCTTTCTTGCCTCACAGATATAGTTTTGTTTTGTGGTATCACTGTATGATTCCTCGTATCAAACTTAGGAGGCATATGTTGGTATATGCCAGTGCTTGATTACTTGTAGAAGATTTGGTCTAGCAAATTGGATGTGTTGTAAACATATCTCATTATGGAAGCATGATGAAACCTGTGCATTAATTTCAATCTTCCAATGCCTATGGATTGATATCTAGACTTTCTTTTAGCCTTACCTGAATGAGACCGGAAATTAGGTTCATTATTGAATTTGTTAGAGATATGGTTCCATTTTAATGCTATCTCGTCAGACCAAATCTTATGCTGTTGATATTCTAGTCCATCTTAGCAAAGCTGTGAAGCCTTGTGGGCAATGCCCAACTTTGAATGCTAATGGACAACAAGTGTCTCTCTAACGGTTCTACGCTTCAATGAAATGGGGCTCACATCAATAGGGATGAGACACTGCAAGCTGATTTCATGCCCAATCCAGAGGCTTTTATATGTTTTCTCTTCAGTATTTGAACCAGTGTCCAATCCCAACCACACTGGCCTTACTGTGTTTTGTCCTTCTGCCTGTCACTGAAATTGGTGGGCTTTCTTGCTTGTGTACATGTGTTTTGCTAGATTTGATGTTTGCATGCGGGTGTGCGTTTTATTGTTGCGCTACTGTTGCATCTTGGATGTTGGAGCAGTAGTAAACTGCAGTTGCTGTTTTGCATGCATAGATAACTTATTGGGAGTAGTTGCAGCTGCAGGATGTTATGTTCAGATTAGAATGGGGAAGAGGTAGCCAGGAACCATGACCAAAGGAGTCAGAGCTTGTGATGGTAAGAGGCACAGTGACGATGAGGCTTGGGGATGGCAGGCACAGCATAGTAAGAAAAGAGAAGAACTGCAGCTTGCAACATCCAAAAGTTTAGTTAGTCCtcgcaaaagcaaaagcaaaaaaaaaaaaaaaagatgaatgtGTATGCATGTGTAGTGCAGGCGTGCATCAACTTTGCTATGCTCTTTAGTCTTTACGCTTAGTTGATAACTTTTAGTTTTATTTGTTAACGGGTTTTGGATATTGTTGGATATTGTCTTGTGTTATAAAAATCTGACAGATTTTTTCTTTTTGAATCTGTCAGTTTTCTATTGTGACGTGTCATCATCTCATTTGTCAAGAACTTGACAGATTTTTTGTTCTGAAATCTGTGACAGTTGTGCAGATAGACCCTTATTTATTAGTTCCTATGCAAAGTTTTTACAATGGTtctgttcgtttgtcttatgagccgtactatttcagcgaacgaacagtattttctctctcacaacaaatgaGTAAACAGTACTTTAACCATTGCTTTTCAGTAAAGCGAATAGGGCCAAAGTTCagatttttagttatttttaaaCAAGGTCAAAATTCAGGGTGTTACACCAAGAGTACAGTAGGAATTAGTACATATATGTAGCTCTGAAACGGCTCAACCATTCCTGGCTCTGTCGTGTTCAGTAATCTCGCCTAATCGAGTAATCGGTAGCAAATAGCAACCGCATGCTGTATTCATACTAGTATTATGATTTACTCTCTGAAAATGTTTCAGATATATGATGAATACGCTGCAAGTGTTGAGGAGTTCATAAGAACTGAACATTACTACTGCATGTTAAAGATGGCAAACTTATGAGCATTACTGTGGCGATCCAGGGTTGCATGAGTAAGCATTGAGTTTATCTGTTCTTAAGTTATTACCTTTCTGATGATGTgccatgagatgttggcaggaCCAACACAGGCAGGCAACACCTAGCCGTCAATGGCCGGAGCAAGGAACCGCAACACCTAGCCGTCACAGATGGCAGCGCGGGCGTGGTTACGTACCCATCTTGACCGGCCGCCTGCAATTAATGAATGATGGTTGCAAACGAGAGAGCCGAATGGCATTTGCGCGCGTACCCATCTTTTATCTTTCCGGAAGAACCGAGACGTGGCGCCACCGACGCAGCAGAGCGCCCTGCACACGTCCCGCCCGCGCCCGTCGGTACGTGTAATGTTCCCACGGGGCTCGGGGCTTCCAATCCATTCATGATGCCCACGTACCCCCCCTGCCGTGGCGCCCAGATCCTAATCCCTTCGCCGTCCTGCCGCCTATAAATGGCGGCGTCGACCTTCACCTGCTTCGACACCGGTGAGCCACAGCGAGAACACGACGAGCACACAAGCACAGGCACAGCTCTAGCTTAGCCTAGGGAGAAACCACCAAACCGTGCAGCCATGGAGTACGGTCAGCAGGGACGACAGCAGGGCCACGGCACCACGGGCCGTGTGGACCAGTACGGCAACCCAGTCGGCGGCGTCGAGCACGGCACCACCGGAACCGGCGGCATGGGGTACGGTACAGGAACCGGAACCGGAACCGGCGGCGCTGGCATGGGTGGTGGGCAGTTCCAGCCAGCGAGGGAGGAGCACAAGACCGGCGGCATCCTGCATCGCTCCggcagctccagctccagctccagctcggTAATtacttggattttttttttctttttctattctaTATACGCTGCTTCGTGGTGCTAAATCTTATATGGTTTTGTGAAAGTCTGAGGACGACGGCATGGgcggaaggaggaagaagggaatcAAGGACAAGATCAAGGAGAAGCTGCCCGGAGGCCACAAGGACAACCAGCACGCCACGGCGACCGGCGGCGCCTACGGGCAGCAGCAGGGACACACCGGCGGAACCTACGGTGACAAGATCAAGGAGAAGCTGCCCGGAGGCCACAAGGACAACCAGCACTCCACGGCGACCGGCGGCGCCTACGGGCAGCAGCAGGGACACACCGGCGAGAAGAAAGGCATCATGGACAAGATCAAGGAGAAGCTGCCCGGACAGCACTAATCGTCCGGCGTGTGAAAGCCGTACTTAATTACGGTCACTGTGTTCCGTAGATAATAAGATGAACCCGGCCATGAATAAGTGTCCCTACCCTTAATCACGACCGCTCGTGTGACAGGGACAGTTTCCGCTTTTTTGTGTGGTGTGAGTTTGTATGTGTGTAACTTAGGTCCGTGTACTGTTTATGTTGTGCATGCTGCATCGTTTTTCTTCATAAAAGTATGAGCTTTGTCATGGTACTCGACAGGAACCCGTGCTTCCTCCCGTGGAATAATTATTTGGCCGTAAAAAATACCTTAGGATAATTAAAAGTAAGGGTAATATGGGATGCTTGACCCGGTGAGAGCCTTGCCGCCGTCTCAACTCGGCATCGGCGTCTGCGCAGAGTCCAGGCCGTCGCGCTACTGAGGTGTCCGTGCTCCAGGCCGTCTACAGCAGAATGAAGGGCATCTTCCTGATGCACAACCCCAGCATGGGTAAAGTTAAATGTGCCCCACCCTCGCCGACATCGACGCCAAGGTCAAGGAGGCGCTCCGCATGGCCGCCGTCAACCGCACCGCGCTCGTCCTCCTTCCGAGGACCTCTGTCTCCAAGGTGCTCAGCATGGCCACCCTCAAACGTCGCCTCACTAGTCACTACAAGTAAGCACCTGCATCTCTGCATCGTTTGCATGCATGCCGCCACGCCATCACTATTGGATGCATAGCAACAAGCTCACTTCCATCGATCTGATCTGCTGCAGAGTAGTGATCTGATCTGCTGCAGAGTAGTGATCCGGATGCGCATCTCGGTGAACATCATCACGTAGAACTGCGCCAAGTCGCTGCTGCGTCTGGGGACGTCGCTGCGGATCGAGTGCCTACTACCTGGGCGACGAGGTGCCCATCAACATGGACAGCGGCGTGTCAACTCCTTCGACTGGCCGCACAGGCCCAAGACGCTCTGACGGCGGATCATCCCGGGTGGCTTGATCCGGGCGGTGAGCGAGAGCTGGTACCCGTCCTCCAACGAGGACTACGGCTCCTCCTGGAGGACGACATCGAGGTGTCCTCATGGGGGCCGCGCCACCGGGGGTCGCGTGCCGGTGAGCCCCCGCGCCCGCCACCGGGTGGCCACCGCGATAGATGGAGCTGCGGATACAAGGAGACAGCTCGTACAGGAGATAAGGGGTAGAAACTAGAAAGTACTGTTCTACCCTTTAAATTTGTTTTAGAAATAATTCTTGACATATATTTGGTTCCAGGCCCACATATTTAAGGTTTCGGTTCACAACTTAAGTTCTTCTATATTGGTTCTTCTTATTTTATAGCCATCTAATCTATCCAAATAAAGGGCTCTGGTTTTTTTTAAGCACTATAAAATTtcacaaagtatatatatacagtaCATGCGAGTGGCTTTATTTGTGTATATATAGTTAATCTCTCAGTTACTGCAAATGTAAAACAGCAATAATATCTcttctaaaaaaaattctaaaaaGGAACACAATTTTGGATTCTGAGTCTCCAAAATATGTCTAAATTTATAGAACAGTATAAAAAAATTAtgagatttattatgaaaatataatctAATCACATTTATTTTGATATAATAAATGCAATTTATGAATGCTATACTCTCCTTCATTCCAAATCGTAAAACATTTTGAATTTTCTTCATTCCAAATCGTAAAAcattttgatttttttcttttctacaaCGATAAAAACCGAATTTTATTACCAAGCCAACGAAATTACATAAGAATCACAGTTTAAGAACCATGGTACCAGAAGAACCACATAAAACGATCCATGCGCATGATCACACAGGGAACATGAGCACGGATAACCACTACCGCTACTACCAAGAATGGCGCAAAGAGTAGACTAAATGCGAGCTTTGGCACTCGGTAAGCAAAAGGATCAACTGACGATCATCAGTGGAGTAGGATTGCACATCTTGCTTGTGAAATGAAAGGGCCACCATCTTCACAGCTTTTGCGCCTTGTATCACTTGCTGCTTGAGGTCGTCCTTCAGCATACCTACCCAGTATGTAAGAAAAGAGTACATCATAAAAATAATctcagtaggagttttgattCTTTTGTTATCAAAGCACACAGCATTTCTAACTCGCCATATAGCCCAGCACACGGCAGATAAACCCACAGCATGCATTTGTGAACCCTGAGGGAGAATATTATGAACCCAAATCCAATATTGATCAATATCCCTAGGTCTACAGTCTTCCTAAAGAATAAGCCAGCAGGCTGCAAATATATTTTGCGGTTAAGCATAAAAAAACAGATGATTTCCAGTTTCCTTCTCATCACAAAAAGCAAAGTATTGTCACCATTCCACTTCCTTTTGATCAGGTTATCCTTAGTAACTTAGTTTAGCATTTTGCGAAACTAACCACATGAAAGTTTTGATCTTCAAGGGCATTTTGGCTTTCCATATTTTCTTAAAGTTAAGCCCATAGTCATTTTTACAAAGATGCTTATAAGTCGACTTAACCGAGAAAACACCAGATTTTTCCCAATACTATTTAGTTCTATCTTTTTCCTCATTTGTACCACAACAAATCAAAATATCATGTAATCGCCTCAACTGATTTTGCAAATCTTCATGCAACCATCTTCTAAATGTCAGATGCCACCTTTTCTGCTTCATAAATTCCACAGATGCATCTTGCTCCTTATTGATAGCGTATATGTCGGGTTTATGATCCCTGGGTATCTCAAGGaatcgattagttagcaggccgagcAACCCATGATACACCAACTAGCGAAAGTCCAAACGATCGAGGCCCAGTTAAGCCAAGCGGACTAGGCTAGGCGACAAGGACGGAGTCAGCCACGACCCCTCCTCTCTGCCTTAGCCAAGCGCTGCACAAGGGT
This genomic interval carries:
- the LOC136512927 gene encoding dehydrin DHN1-like; the encoded protein is MEYGQQGRQQGHGTTGRVDQYGNPVGGVEHGTTGTGGMGYGTGTGTGTGGAGMGGGQFQPAREEHKTGGILHRSGSSSSSSSSSEDDGMGGRRKKGIKDKIKEKLPGGHKDNQHATATGGAYGQQQGHTGGTYGDKIKEKLPGGHKDNQHSTATGGAYGQQQGHTGEKKGIMDKIKEKLPGQH